In a genomic window of Epinephelus lanceolatus isolate andai-2023 chromosome 3, ASM4190304v1, whole genome shotgun sequence:
- the LOC144462492 gene encoding anionic trypsin-2-like isoform X1 has product MGGVTRLLLLLWAGVTVSTVVDLQKRIIGGQDCGQKERPYHVKLRITDGAHEMFCGGSLISDRWILTAAHCQEPGWKIYATLGVHPGPGTPVEIKSAPVVFKRKDVLKIDRIHDIMLLKLPERTKIKPVELPDCNSCPKIDDTVQIAGHGATTKGPNNERLDDVSATLQCANTKVVDCRGLRACVEKRGPQFYASKRDQHLFCCQEENVDISPGDSGGGVVYNDMIYGVISFHGNDCVEAAAVMDVCGYKEWIIRKTGSIFTKKVKTLPCFGRF; this is encoded by the exons ATGGGTGGCGTAACACGTCTTCTCCTTTTGCTGTGGGCCG GTGTCACAGTGAGCACCGTGGTGGATCTGCAGAAGAGAATTATTGGAGGTCAAGACTGTGGACAAAAAGAGCGTCCTTACCATGTGAAGTTGAGGATAACTGATGGTGCCCATGAGATGTTTTGTGGTGGCTCTCTGATCAGTGACCGCTGGATTCTGACTGCAGCACACTGCCAGGAGCCAGGATG GAAAATATATGCAACTTTAGGTGTGCATCCAGGGCCAGGAACACCAGTGGAAATCAAATCAGCACCTGTCGTCTTTAAGCGCAAAGATGTCTTGAAGATAGACAGGATTCATGACATCATGCTGCTGAAGCTACCTGAACGTACTAAGATTAAACCTGTGGAACTTCCTGACTGTAACAGTTGTCCCAAAAT AGATGATACAGTTCAGATTGCAGGTCATGGAGCCACAACTAAAGGCCCAAATAATGAAAGAC TGGATGATGTATCTGCTACTCTCCAGTGTGCAAACACCAAGGTTGTTGACTGTCGGGGGCTCAGAGCCTGTGTGGAGAAGCGTGGCCCACAGTTTTATGCATCTAAACGTGATCAACACTTGTTCTGTTGCCAAGAAGAAAACGTGGATATCAGTCCT GGTGACTCTGGTGGAGGAGTGGTGTACAATGACATGATTTACGGCGTcatttctttccatggcaatgACTGTGTTGAagcagctgcagtgatggacgTCTGTGGATACAAAGAGTGGATCATACGCAAAACTGGCAGTATCTTCACTAAAAAGGTCAAAACGTTGCCATGTTTTGGCcgtttttaa
- the LOC144462492 gene encoding kallikrein-8-like isoform X2, with protein sequence MFCGGSLISDRWILTAAHCQEPGWKIYATLGVHPGPGTPVEIKSAPVVFKRKDVLKIDRIHDIMLLKLPERTKIKPVELPDCNSCPKIDDTVQIAGHGATTKGPNNERLDDVSATLQCANTKVVDCRGLRACVEKRGPQFYASKRDQHLFCCQEENVDISPGDSGGGVVYNDMIYGVISFHGNDCVEAAAVMDVCGYKEWIIRKTGSIFTKKVKTLPCFGRF encoded by the exons ATGTTTTGTGGTGGCTCTCTGATCAGTGACCGCTGGATTCTGACTGCAGCACACTGCCAGGAGCCAGGATG GAAAATATATGCAACTTTAGGTGTGCATCCAGGGCCAGGAACACCAGTGGAAATCAAATCAGCACCTGTCGTCTTTAAGCGCAAAGATGTCTTGAAGATAGACAGGATTCATGACATCATGCTGCTGAAGCTACCTGAACGTACTAAGATTAAACCTGTGGAACTTCCTGACTGTAACAGTTGTCCCAAAAT AGATGATACAGTTCAGATTGCAGGTCATGGAGCCACAACTAAAGGCCCAAATAATGAAAGAC TGGATGATGTATCTGCTACTCTCCAGTGTGCAAACACCAAGGTTGTTGACTGTCGGGGGCTCAGAGCCTGTGTGGAGAAGCGTGGCCCACAGTTTTATGCATCTAAACGTGATCAACACTTGTTCTGTTGCCAAGAAGAAAACGTGGATATCAGTCCT GGTGACTCTGGTGGAGGAGTGGTGTACAATGACATGATTTACGGCGTcatttctttccatggcaatgACTGTGTTGAagcagctgcagtgatggacgTCTGTGGATACAAAGAGTGGATCATACGCAAAACTGGCAGTATCTTCACTAAAAAGGTCAAAACGTTGCCATGTTTTGGCcgtttttaa